A window from Vulcanimicrobium alpinum encodes these proteins:
- a CDS encoding glycosyltransferase family 2 protein: MQTQTLPAVSVIVPTKNRPMEIARMLGSLRAQKTQPLEVIVVDQSTPRYELEPFGGLVHLHEPGLSGLTAARNRGVAKANGDVLLFFDDDVLLESDCVAEIAELFARRPDVIGAQCAIHNPWDDDPLSLWDVSTWIFDHGFFSSRPARRGGDQVPRLIDGLASAYRRTIFAHERFDERLTGYCFAEDWDFTKRAARYGRLVIAEGARVEHVASPVNRANKKRYLELRRENILYLYDKLEAGRDVRNRLWRAWWVFGERLRAIRLAQQTRSLQSK; this comes from the coding sequence GTGCAGACGCAGACCCTGCCGGCCGTTTCCGTCATCGTGCCGACCAAGAACCGGCCGATGGAAATCGCCCGCATGCTCGGATCCCTGCGCGCACAGAAGACGCAGCCCCTCGAGGTCATCGTCGTCGACCAGTCGACGCCGCGCTACGAGTTGGAACCGTTTGGGGGACTGGTCCATCTGCACGAGCCGGGCCTCTCCGGTTTGACCGCCGCGCGCAATCGCGGCGTCGCCAAAGCGAACGGCGACGTGCTGCTCTTTTTCGATGATGACGTGCTGCTCGAATCCGACTGCGTTGCCGAGATCGCCGAGCTGTTCGCGCGCCGTCCCGACGTGATCGGAGCGCAGTGCGCGATCCACAACCCCTGGGACGACGATCCGCTTTCCCTCTGGGATGTCTCGACGTGGATCTTCGATCACGGATTCTTCTCGTCGCGGCCGGCACGGCGCGGCGGCGACCAGGTGCCGCGTCTGATCGACGGTCTCGCCTCCGCGTATCGCCGCACGATCTTCGCGCACGAACGCTTCGACGAGCGGCTCACCGGCTATTGTTTCGCGGAGGATTGGGACTTTACGAAGCGCGCCGCGCGTTACGGGCGGCTCGTGATCGCGGAAGGCGCGCGCGTCGAGCACGTCGCCTCGCCGGTCAATCGGGCGAACAAGAAACGCTACCTCGAATTGCGCCGCGAGAACATCCTCTATCTGTACGATAAGCTGGAGGCCGGGCGCGATGTCCGCAATCGCCTCTGGCGAGCCTGGTGGGTTTTCGGCGAACGGCTGCGCGCGATACGGCTGGCGCAGCAAACGCGATCTCTGCAATCCAAGTAG
- a CDS encoding glycosyltransferase family 2 protein, with amino-acid sequence MPVSVVIPAYNAESFIGAAIESVRVQTSLPAEVIVVDDGSTDRTAEIASQAGARVVTQRNSGPSAARNAGVDAASSPWIAFLDADDRWAPDKLESQSAAISRWPDLGFCISDYAVVQPGGIVEASLCEDPDYRTIGREAIAGAAVRFERSSFLRAFIRSMFLRQSSALVKRELFLQSGGYDSRFRLAEDYDLFLRLASVAPAAAIERPLVEYVRSADSLSADRLAEIWSIDALWEWILAAPERYPEPIGELVALQRAATLRRGVRIAMRQGRFAEAQPFLEKLRAIDGSRSTVALDMLLGALRSPLGRPLHRAARTIWRLRPRGAGARS; translated from the coding sequence GTGCCTGTCTCCGTCGTCATTCCCGCATACAACGCGGAATCGTTCATCGGTGCGGCGATCGAGAGCGTCCGCGTGCAGACGTCGCTTCCGGCGGAGGTGATCGTCGTCGACGACGGCTCGACCGATCGGACTGCGGAGATTGCGTCGCAGGCCGGCGCGCGCGTCGTGACGCAGCGCAACAGCGGACCGTCGGCAGCGAGGAATGCGGGGGTCGACGCGGCATCGTCGCCGTGGATCGCGTTCCTCGATGCCGACGACCGGTGGGCTCCGGACAAACTTGAAAGCCAGTCGGCGGCGATCTCGCGCTGGCCGGACCTGGGTTTTTGCATCAGCGATTACGCCGTCGTTCAACCGGGCGGGATCGTGGAAGCGTCGCTGTGTGAGGATCCCGACTACCGGACGATCGGCAGAGAGGCGATCGCCGGTGCCGCCGTCCGCTTCGAACGCAGCTCATTCTTACGCGCGTTCATCCGCTCGATGTTTCTGCGGCAGTCGTCTGCGCTCGTCAAGCGCGAACTCTTTCTTCAAAGCGGCGGCTACGATTCGCGCTTCCGTCTCGCCGAGGATTACGACCTCTTCCTGCGCTTGGCAAGCGTCGCGCCGGCGGCGGCGATCGAGCGTCCGTTGGTCGAGTATGTTCGTTCCGCGGATTCGCTCTCTGCCGATCGGCTGGCCGAGATTTGGTCGATCGACGCGCTTTGGGAATGGATTCTCGCCGCGCCGGAGCGCTATCCGGAGCCGATCGGCGAGCTCGTCGCCCTGCAGCGGGCCGCGACGCTGCGCCGGGGAGTGCGAATCGCGATGCGGCAGGGCCGGTTTGCAGAGGCCCAACCGTTCCTCGAGAAGCTCCGCGCGATCGATGGGTCGCGCTCAACGGTCGCGCTCGACATGCTGCTGGGCGCGCTGCGCAGTCCGCTCGGGCGTCCGCTGCACCGAGCCGCGCGCACCATCTGGCGCCTGCGCCCGCGAGGCGCTGGCGCCCGATCCTAA
- the cbbX gene encoding CbbX protein, producing the protein MRPSGPKGRATRTDVVHDEAALDLDAAYREAGVDAVLAQLDDDLVGLVPVKTRVRELAALLLIDRLRSQLGLTTEPPTLHMSFTGNPGTGKTTVALRMGAILKQLGYLRRGHLVAVSRDDLVGEYVGHTAPKTKEALRKAEGGVLFLDEAYSLHKPENERDYGSEAIEVLLAAMEERRDDLVVVFAGYRDRIERFFSSNPGLRSRVGLHVDFPDYNGDELLAIAERMLATRGYRFDDEARGAFAEYLGHRMHQPDFANARSVRNAIDRARLRQASRLVARGGTVTRDDLTAITAADVRASRVFAG; encoded by the coding sequence ATGCGACCGAGCGGCCCGAAGGGACGCGCTACGCGGACTGACGTGGTGCACGACGAAGCGGCGCTCGACCTCGACGCCGCCTACCGCGAGGCGGGGGTCGACGCGGTGCTCGCGCAGCTCGACGACGACCTTGTCGGCCTGGTCCCCGTGAAGACGCGCGTCCGCGAACTCGCGGCGTTGCTGCTGATCGATCGGCTGCGCTCGCAGCTCGGCCTCACCACCGAGCCGCCGACGCTCCACATGTCGTTCACCGGCAATCCGGGTACCGGGAAGACGACGGTCGCGCTGCGGATGGGCGCGATCCTCAAGCAGCTCGGGTACCTGCGGCGCGGCCACCTCGTCGCGGTTTCGCGCGACGATCTCGTCGGGGAATATGTCGGCCACACGGCGCCGAAGACGAAAGAAGCACTGCGCAAAGCCGAAGGCGGCGTTCTCTTCCTCGACGAGGCGTACTCGCTCCACAAACCGGAGAACGAACGCGACTACGGGAGCGAAGCGATCGAGGTGCTGCTGGCGGCGATGGAGGAACGCCGGGACGACTTGGTCGTGGTGTTCGCCGGATACCGCGACCGGATCGAGCGCTTCTTCTCCTCGAACCCGGGCTTGCGCTCGCGGGTCGGTCTGCACGTCGACTTCCCCGACTACAACGGCGACGAGCTGCTCGCGATCGCCGAGCGGATGCTCGCGACGCGCGGTTATCGCTTCGATGACGAGGCGCGCGGCGCGTTCGCGGAGTACCTCGGCCATCGCATGCATCAGCCCGATTTCGCCAACGCGCGCAGCGTACGGAACGCCATCGACCGCGCCCGGCTCCGCCAAGCGAGCCGCCTGGTCGCGCGCGGCGGCACCGTCACGCGCGACGATCTCACCGCCATCACCGCTGCCGACGTTCGCGCGAGCCGCGTGTTCGCGGGGTGA
- a CDS encoding ribulose bisphosphate carboxylase small subunit gives MRITQGTFSYLPDLTDEQIGKQIQYAIDNRWAVSIEYTTDPHPRNTYWELHGIPLFDVNDASVVVRELNAAREAYPRRYIRISAYDATRGRETTALSFIVQRPANEPGFRLERQSAGGRTEKFTLSSYATERPEGTRYAD, from the coding sequence GTGCGCATCACGCAAGGCACCTTCTCGTATCTGCCCGACCTCACCGACGAGCAGATCGGCAAGCAGATCCAGTACGCAATCGACAATCGCTGGGCGGTCTCGATCGAGTACACCACCGATCCGCACCCGCGCAACACGTACTGGGAACTCCACGGGATCCCGCTGTTCGACGTCAACGACGCCTCGGTCGTCGTTCGCGAACTCAACGCCGCCCGCGAAGCGTATCCGCGCCGGTACATCCGCATCTCGGCGTACGACGCGACGCGCGGCCGCGAAACGACGGCCCTCTCGTTCATCGTGCAGCGCCCGGCGAACGAGCCCGGCTTCCGCCTCGAACGCCAGAGTGCGGGCGGCCGTACCGAGAAGTTCACGCTCTCGTCGTATGCGACCGAGCGGCCCGAAGGGACGCGCTACGCGGACTGA
- a CDS encoding form I ribulose bisphosphate carboxylase large subunit: MPTIVPPPAEAPVDRSSRLTAGVSEYSKMGYWQPDYVPKDSDVLCAFRVTPQDGVDPVEAAAAVAGESSTATWTVVWTDRLTDYPRYQAKAYRCEPIPGRPGEYMAYIAYDLDLFEEGSIANLTSSIIGNVFGFKALRALRLEDMRIPAIYAKTFQGPAHGIVMERELLNKYGRPLLGATVKPKLGLSARNYGRVVYEALKGGLDFTKDDENINSQPFMKWRDRFLYCQEAIEAGQAASGEIKGHYMNVTAADMESMYERAEFAKEIGSVIIMIDLTVGYTAMQSMAKWARRNGVILHLHRAGHSTFTRQKSHGVSFRVLAKWCRLIGVDHIHAGTVVGKLEGDPATTKGYYRTLRENRIEADPRIGLLFDQDWVSLPGCMPVASGGIHAGQMHQLVDLLGEDVVLQFGGGTIGHPDGIAAGATANRVALEAMILARNEGRDIVNEGPEILRDAACGCGPLARALDIWKDISFEYTSTDTPDVVATPTRA, from the coding sequence ATGCCGACGATCGTCCCGCCTCCCGCCGAAGCACCCGTCGACCGCAGCTCGCGTCTGACCGCCGGCGTCAGCGAGTACTCGAAGATGGGGTACTGGCAGCCCGACTACGTTCCGAAGGACAGCGACGTTTTGTGCGCCTTCCGGGTGACGCCCCAGGACGGCGTCGATCCGGTCGAGGCCGCTGCCGCGGTCGCCGGCGAGTCGTCGACCGCGACCTGGACCGTCGTCTGGACCGACCGCCTCACCGATTATCCGCGCTATCAGGCCAAGGCGTACCGCTGCGAGCCGATCCCCGGGCGCCCCGGCGAGTACATGGCGTACATTGCGTACGACCTCGATCTGTTCGAGGAAGGCTCGATCGCGAACCTGACTTCGTCGATCATCGGCAACGTCTTCGGCTTCAAAGCCTTGCGCGCGCTGCGCCTGGAAGACATGCGCATCCCGGCGATCTACGCGAAGACGTTCCAAGGCCCGGCGCACGGGATCGTGATGGAACGCGAGCTGCTCAACAAGTACGGCCGACCGCTGCTCGGCGCGACGGTGAAACCGAAGCTCGGGCTCTCGGCGCGCAACTACGGCCGCGTCGTCTACGAAGCGCTCAAAGGCGGCCTCGACTTCACCAAAGACGACGAGAACATCAACTCGCAGCCGTTCATGAAATGGCGCGACCGGTTTCTCTACTGTCAGGAAGCGATCGAAGCCGGGCAGGCGGCGAGCGGCGAGATCAAAGGCCACTACATGAACGTCACCGCCGCCGACATGGAGTCGATGTACGAGCGCGCCGAGTTCGCCAAGGAGATCGGCAGCGTGATCATCATGATCGACCTCACCGTCGGCTACACCGCGATGCAGTCGATGGCGAAGTGGGCGCGGCGCAACGGCGTCATCCTGCACCTCCACCGCGCCGGCCACTCGACGTTCACGCGCCAGAAATCGCACGGCGTCAGCTTCCGCGTGCTGGCGAAGTGGTGCCGCCTGATCGGCGTCGATCACATCCACGCCGGCACCGTTGTCGGCAAACTCGAGGGCGATCCGGCGACCACGAAAGGTTACTACCGCACCTTGCGCGAGAACCGCATCGAGGCCGATCCGCGCATCGGTCTGCTGTTCGACCAGGACTGGGTCTCGCTGCCGGGCTGCATGCCGGTGGCGTCGGGCGGGATCCACGCCGGCCAAATGCATCAGCTCGTCGACCTACTCGGCGAAGACGTGGTCCTGCAGTTCGGCGGCGGGACGATCGGGCATCCCGACGGGATCGCGGCGGGCGCGACCGCAAACCGCGTCGCGCTCGAAGCGATGATCCTCGCGCGCAACGAGGGCCGCGACATCGTCAACGAAGGACCGGAGATCCTGCGCGATGCGGCCTGCGGCTGCGGCCCGCTGGCGCGCGCTCTCGATATCTGGAAAGACATCAGCTTCGAATATACCTCCACCGACACGCCCGACGTCGTCGCGACGCCGACCCGCGCGTAA